The proteins below come from a single Euryarchaeota archaeon genomic window:
- a CDS encoding HNH endonuclease: MHADHIQTRGMGGGKRDDRIDNLRTMHRHCHLFERHANRPGGDHKFSAECA, translated from the coding sequence ATGCACGCGGATCACATCCAGACCCGAGGGATGGGTGGTGGGAAGCGTGACGACCGGATCGACAACCTGCGCACGATGCACCGGCATTGCCACCTCTTCGAGCGGCATGCGAACCGCCCGGGCGGCGATCACAAATTCTCTGCGGAGTGCGCTTAA